tctacactacctcatttcgttactctacactacctcatttcgttactctacactacctcatttcgttactctacactacctcatttcgttactctatactacctcatttcgttactctacacttgtatatgtgtaatgacaataaagttgaatctcaatctcaaatgaagaatcagaagattttggcccgaggccttgattaagattggcacattatcttatttttctttttctaagggctgaacaatattctgcacacactgtaacaataacaaatgttcagtaacatgtatgttgttttttttaaatctagagcttttactattttccacatttttttgtaaactatgaaaaaaaacgtatgcaaagtttttgcaaacaagcagactgttgtttaaccatttaatgacccgAGCtaaatgaaccacgttacaggtttgattctgagaaaaaaacaaataaagtagaacgaagaaatcaaaatatttgatttccttttattaaaggatttctttagcgagccttttgattctgatctacaaagccttactattttttcaactatattttataaacaaaacctgtggcccgcgagtgattctaacacgacaattttggcccgcaagaaaaaaagtttggacaccactgatctaagatgtttgaaatcacatgcccacttgtgcagcagcttcttcacatgctgatcgTTACATCAGCAGGTAAAGGGCCTTAATGAGTGTGATTGGATTCGCCTGTGGAGGTTAGCACATGCAGAGAAACTCATCATGCATGTCagagatggattgaaatgtctgcacaaatattttttgtctCTTGAACTCCAGGTTTCAATCAGAAGAATGGCAGATTACAACATGAACATCACCTTCCCGGATTACTACTATGACTTTGACTCATATGACTTATATGTCAAGTATGACCAAAAAGTCAAATTCATAATGCATGTGGTAACATGCATCATCATCTGTATCGGCCTTCCTCTGACGCTCATGGTCATCTATGCTCTTTCCTTTCTGGTATGTGCGTTACATGACTTTATGACTGGAACGCAGTCTGAAAGCTCTGCTAATTGCTCCCACTTGCTTCCCCCACCAATCAGCAGTATCTTCAGCAAATCCCATAGAGATCTGCCACCCCTCTGTTTGGATCAGGCTTTGGGGCAAGGTTTCAGTTGACTTGGAGGTTGTGGTGTAAAGACATTTAATTTAGAAATGATTTAATAGATAATTAGTGTTACACAGTGTTGCTTTAACTAAAGAAATGGAGATTAGCTTTTGCAGTTCCTCTTacaggcagggttggtaattttataaaactagcatgattttgaccTCGTCAACAGGTCAAATGATCCAATTGGGTTTTATGACTGACAACCACCAAAACTAATGTGATTATTATAAACTCCAGCTGGTCTTTGTATTTAATGCTACTGCAAGAATAAAGCTGATTTGTGTGCTTACATGCTTAAATGAGCTGGCCAACCTGCATCACAATCGTTTTTCTAGCACATGAAGATCCCATCCCAGATGCATGTCTGCAGATACACCAGCGTGTCATTTGTGTTACGTCTTTGATAGCACAATGAGAGATGGATGAAAAACGCATACGTGGCTTTTACTGCAGTAGttgggaagaaaaaaagtgttatgtTTGGGAAAAGGATGAGTTCAGAACATATTTACTACTGATTGTCTTCTCATCATCATCTCGTCATATGTTTTTTCTGCAGGTACGAAAGGATCATGTGGCACCAATCTACGTCATCAACCTTCTTATTTCCGACCTCATTCAGCTCTGCTGCATGAtcatttgggaaaaaaaaggatatagGGATGAAAGCAGTATCGAATTTTACATTTACTATAGTGGCCTAGTGACCAGTGTTTACTTCATGGTGTGTGTCTCCCTGGAAAGGTAACTATATGTCCTGTAGCTACGTCTGTTTCTGACTTTCATATTTCTCAATTATTCTGCACCTCCTCAAAGACAACGGGTCCatcttttattgcagatatCTGGTCATCGCCCACCCACTGTGGTACCGCTTCAAACGCACCATCAAGATCTCTGTGGTGGTCAGTGTCGTGGTCTGGCTCATACCTCCTGTCTTTTTCCTCACTGTGTTTCCCTGGGTTCCTTTTGTTGTGACAAATAGAATCTTCGCCATTGCTCTCATCATTCCCTTCCCACTGTTCATATTCTTCCTGGTTGGGACCCTCAGAGCCCTCTCTGCTTCCGTCTCCGTCccctctgaagaaaaacaacgaATTGTTGGAACTTTGGTCCTGGTGCTGCTCATTTACACGCTGCTGTTCCTGCCCAGCATGATTGAGTTCCTGGAATTGCACAACAGATATACCAAAACTCTGTTTCACCTAGCTGTCATGTTTCTTAAACTGAGTCCTCTGGCTGACTTAATTCTGTATGTTTTCATTAGAAAACAACCCATTGGCAAGCTTTTAACCACTGTGAACTGTTGCAGAAACACTGACACCAATATACAGATGGTATGAATGTGGAAAACATTGTGACAGTAAGCTCCTCGGAGGAAGAGAGAATGAGgagaaaactgaaacaaaatgtaCCGTTGCTCAGTTTAGAACAAATGTGTTTCTGAcaagactttatttttttcgcaatgttgtttttcttgacagataaataaatatatatataaatatatatatatatatatatatatatatatatatatatatatatatatatatcacagtCTCGCTCACAGTCTCGCTCATTACATTTTAATACTATGCCATtcaattgaaaaacaaaatctgttccaagacaaaaacagaaagttgTTGACTTCATAACAAACCTAACATTTTGTGAAGCTCAGTGTTTTATAAACTTTGACCTCGCCTACTTAAGATCCAACAAGAACGCTAACCGCGTTAGACTCTCAAGCagttgtgtcattttttttttgtcatactctTATCTTAGGGTCAATTTTAATATTTGTTCTGTATTtctatcaaatgtgttttccactctaaatttatttagtttttgcaacaaacaactttaatctgcttcAATTatctgcacagacacaaacaccaggagtacgcctctcgttttgaaaagttccactcgatattacGTTATTTATAGGACTTCagcacagcatcagcagcaagcagaTGTACATTAACACTTTCAAAAcgaagcttcagtgtttttgcaTTTAGGAAGAGAGGTGTACGGAAAGTGGACCTTGttgctccctctctcactctctctttctctgaagctgatgtgatactgctctcttggttttgctgtgTTGCACGCAGAACCTTATAATATCGaggctctggttgcacggagCGCACACCAGcactttgaataaatgaataatgacATATAAaaaggtcggaaatatacttgggcggTCCGCCCCGGTATAGTCTATGTGTGGGGAAACACTgctaaacatttaaataagaacATTTGCATGGACACcatgttgttgttatatttaagTAAATATAGGACCATAGGTGGGAATGTGGTTATGATGTAATCTGGTTTTATTAGCTCTTAATTCTATTTTGTAATAATTAATTGTGTATtttgtacagtttgtgtttatacCTGCAGATGGCATCTAGCTGATCGGCTAAATCTGGTGTGATGCATCTCCTCTCATTAACTGAGATGAATGTAAATTTTTAGGCCTCCATGGTCCCTGACAAACTAAATTAAATTGGACTAAAACAGGGCATATTTACAGCTACAACAGATGCTGAATTTATATTGAGAATGTGTCAGTATGTCAGCATTTCACATGCTAGGACATCTGCAACATCCAGCACTGACATTTTTCGGGGCTCTTAGCTGTGGTGGGCTTGCTTGGTGGCAAGCAAGCCCACCACAGCAGTACAGTGCACAAAGCCGttgattttcataaaaaagcaGATCAAGTACTGATGTCCACCATGAAGGACATCAAAAAAAGTACactaaaatgtgtgtttatccTTAAGATGACTTtgaaaaacaagttcaaactTCAAAGTTCATTCTTCTatctaaaacatttcacttaTTTGCTTTAGAAGCAACAtcaatgtgtatttttttcaacGTCTACTAAACTATTTTGCTGTCAACCCCCAACAGATGTCAACATGACCCCCACATGTTCAGAAATATGCTTTGGAGACTCATGTCCACAGAGGACAAACATACATTTCTGGGTCTCAGGAGGATATACTTAATGAAGAATGTGCAGCATTAAGATAAAAGTGAAGCGATGTTCAGTCGGT
This portion of the Labrus bergylta chromosome 22, fLabBer1.1, whole genome shotgun sequence genome encodes:
- the LOC109998137 gene encoding G-protein coupled receptor 4-like, which gives rise to MADYNMNITFPDYYYDFDSYDLYVKYDQKVKFIMHVVTCIIICIGLPLTLMVIYALSFLVRKDHVAPIYVINLLISDLIQLCCMIIWEKKGYRDESSIEFYIYYSGLVTSVYFMVCVSLERYLVIAHPLWYRFKRTIKISVVVSVVVWLIPPVFFLTVFPWVPFVVTNRIFAIALIIPFPLFIFFLVGTLRALSASVSVPSEEKQRIVGTLVLVLLIYTLLFLPSMIEFLELHNRYTKTLFHLAVMFLKLSPLADLILYVFIRKQPIGKLLTTVNCCRNTDTNIQMV